AGCTGTATTGGTAAACTGCTTGCTCTGCTCATCCGGCAGGCAGTACACATCAAGATGGTCTTTCGAAATATCGACACCAATGGTAACCTCAGACATCTTCGCAAGTATCCTATGCTTGTCGTGCAGAGCTTTGGGCTGCTGCGTATCCGTTCAGGCCTGTTGCGAAGACGGTGGCCGATCATACTCTAAAACGGTCCCTTGTGACCTAGCGCGTCCCGATCCGACCACCGCCACTGCCCTCCCGACTCAATACGGTGGCCATTGGCCTATATTCGCAGAAGACACTAAAAAGCATAAGACAAGCGCGTTCCGTTTGATTGGGTTCAATCAAACGGAACGCGCTCAAAATAAATAAGTTAGAGTGCACAGCGTGAATGCGAATGAACGTGATGTGCTCTAGGCCCTGCACAATTGGAAAACCGTTTTCTAACTGGGCTGAAACAGAACCCCGATCAAGTGTGATGTCGCACTCATTGTTTGTAGGGGGACACCCCGGCCTTTGAGCGGGGATCCAGAAAACTCTCTTCACAGTGACCTGGATAACACAAGCTTTGGCCGTGAAAATTCAATGGTCACAAGCGCGTGCAGTTGCTAATGTTTCGCCCATAAATAGATTCGTACGCTCTCATGTTCTCAAGGTGGTTCCATGACTGTTGAAGGTCTTGCTGACATTGCAAGTTTTGATGATTTTATGAAAGTTGATATTCGTGTTGGCCAGATTGTAGAGGCCACCGACTACCCCGAGGCCCGCAAACCCGCCTATAAACTGAAAATAGATTTCGGCTCTGAAATCGGCATCAAAAAGTCCTCCGCCCAGATCACCGCGCACTACTCGCTTGAGGATCTGGTGGGCAAACGGATCATGGCGGTGATCAACTTCAAGCCCCGCCAGATAGGCAAGTTTATGTCCGAGGTTCTCACACTTGGCGTGCCTGACGGCAACGGTGAAGTCATCCTTCTCACCCCCGACAAAGACGCCCCGTTGGGTGGGCGGTTATACTAGAGCGCGTTCCGTTTGATTGGGTTCAATCAAACGACAAGAATTCGCTCAAAATAAATAAGTTAGAGTGCACAGCGTGAATGCGAATGAACGCGATGTGCTCTAGGTGTATAGTCCCGCAAGGAGATGGAATCAGTTTATTATTGACGCCATCTTGTAAGGAGGGGCTATGGGACAGGTATTGCACGGCAGCGCCACGACTACTCACGCGGTTCGATCGGCCATCCAAAAATCGGATGCGACAATCAAGGAATTAAGCATCCGTTATAACATCAACCCTAAAACGGTGATGAAATGGAAGAAACGGACCAGCGTAGAAGATCAACCCATGGGACGGGAAAATCCGCGCTCTACAGTCCTCACTCTGGCTGAAGAGGCTGCGTGTGTCGCTTTTCGCAAGCACTCTTTGTTACCGCTTGATGACTGCCTTTATGCTCTGCAGGATGAAATCCCGCATCTGAGCCGGTCCTCCCTTCACCGCTTGTTCCAGCGTCACGGAATCTCGCGTCTTCCAGCTCCAGATAAGGACAAGGTGAAGAAACGTTTCAAAGCTTATCCGATCGGCTATTTTCACATAGATATCGCGGAAGTCCGAACTGCAGAAGGCAAACTGTATCTGTTTGTGGCCATTGATCGCACATCTAAATTTACCTTTATGCAGCTGCATGAAAAAGCGACCAGAAGGATTGCTGGCGACTTTCTACGTAGCCTCATCAAGGTGGTTCCCTATAAAATCCACACCGTTCTAACAGACAACGGCACCCATTTCACCGATCCCAAAGGCGACAGCTGGAACGCTAAGGACATTACGCATATGCTCGCTACTGGCCAGCCATTTCGCTGCCATGGCTTTGTTCTGGCTTGCGCCCAAAACCATATCGATCACCGGCTCACAAAACCAGCTCACCCCTGGACGAATGGCCAAGTCGAACGCATGAACCGCACCCTCAAAGAGGCCACTGTCCGGCGCTATTATTATCAGACACACAGCGAACTACGCACTCATCTGGAAACGTTCATACAGGCTTATAACTTTGCCAAGCGCCTCAAGGCTCTCAAAGGACAAACGCCCTTTGAGTACATCACCAAGCAATGGACAAAAGAGCCGGACAGATTTATGAAACAACCACACCATCTCATCGTGGGACTAAACATCTAGGCACAGGACTCATAATCAGACTATTTCGGTTGCAGCAATAGAGATTTCCGATTTGAATATGTCTGGCATCGGCGTATCGCATAGCGATACGCTCTAAAGGAATACAGACTTCAATATCCTGATCTATATCGGTTTTTCTGATCCTCTTAAGATCATATTCGCGATCTTCGATCCGAACCTTATCATCTGGTAAGTCTGGCAGGAGCGCTTTTGCTCCCTTGTAATTACTGGTTTGTCCGGCTGTCAGATGAAGCCGCTCCTTCCGGCCTGTCCCTATCGGGATGATGCAGCGCCAGCATGATTATAATGGAAAGAGCTGTGAGCCCAGACATGAGCAGGAAGGCTGAAGAGAAGCTTCCGGTTTTTTGTACGATCTCCCCCGTAATAGACGGGGCGATGAAGCCTGCCACAGCAAACACAAGGGTCATCATGCCCATAGCGGTTCCGGGGTACTGGGGGGCAATGTCCGTGACAACTGCGTAGTAAACGGAATTGGCAGAGATAATTGCAGCAACAGAGATTGTGATGCAGGTGAGGGCAACTGCGAGGCTCTCAAAGTAGAGAATGGGCAGTATAGAAACCGCAGAAATAAACTGACTACCAACAATCAAGTAGGTCCGCGCCTGCCGGAAGCTTTGGGTCTTTTTTATGATTGCATCCGACCAGAGCCCCACCAGCACCATGGCACCAGCTGCCACCAGCCATGGCAGCACTGTCAACAGCCCCACACTTTCGATTTTGATGTGGTAGGTGCTTTGCAGATAGGTGGGTAGCCACGTCATATAGAAAAACAGAAGGTATCCGAACAGGAAATAAGCGCAGTAGTTGGCAACAAGGGTTTTGTTGGTCAGTACCGTTTTGACCATCTTGCCGGAAAACAGATGAGCGGCCTCCATGGGGGGCAGGTCGGCCTTGGTGCGTTGGAGCACAAAAAGCCACAGAGGGAGCCAGAGAAGGGTTGTCAGCGCCAGAAGAAAGAAGATCAGCCGCCAGTCAAAATATACTAGAATGAGCGAAACCAGCGGTCCACCCAGTGCAAGGGAAAGCGGCACAGCGACAAGGGCGCCGCTTAAGCGGGAGGCACTGGTAAGCGATCCTGTCTGGTGTCCAATGGCGTTTGTGATTGCAGGAAAGCTTGGCCCCTCCGCGAGGCCCAGCAAAATTCTTGAGGCAAACATCATGGCAAAGCCAATGGATGCCCCTGTCCAGCCGATTGCCAACGACCAGAGAAGGACGATGACCAGAAACGAGCGTTTAGCTCCGAACAGGTCTACAAAAAAACCGCCTATGAGAGAGGTGAGAATATAGCCAATGCCAAAAGCCCCCAGAATAAGCCCCGTCTGCCCTGTTGAAAGACCAAATAGGTTTTTGATAAGGGGCATGGCATAGGAAATCGAAGAGCGATCCAGATAGTTGATAATGGTAATCACGAAAAGCAGGATGATTACTGATCGCTGTCCTGCTACCCGAGAGGTCATGGGACTGTCCTTTGGCACCGCGTCTTTCATGCTCATGCCAAAGGATTATAGGAGGAGGGTCTTAACAGACCCCTTGGGAGCTACGACCGTTAAAGCCCGCCGCATTCATTTGCATTCACATCTCGCACTCTAAATGGGTATACGAGCCCGAACCCTTAGCCCGCCCATGGGCGACTGGCGCAGGAAGATTTCGCCGCCGTGGCTACGGATGATATCGCGGGCGATGGCAAGGCCAAGGCCAGAGCCGCCGCTGTCTTGATTACGGGCTGAATCCAGCCGGTAAAACGGGCGGAAAACGGCCTCGCGCTCGTCCTCGGGAATGCCGGGCCCATCGTCATCAAATGTGATAATCAGCCAGTCCGGGGTGCGGTTGGCTTTAATGCGAATGGTTTTGCCATAGCGAGCCGCATTGGAAATGATGTTGAGCAGGAACCGGCGGAAGGCACGTTCCTTCACAATCACATTGGGGTCACCGTCAAACTCCGAGGAGATGTCCGCGCCCACCACTTCCGCTTCCACTTCCAGATCCTCAATAAGTAGCGCCACATCCACTTCATGGGCCTGCTCGTCTCCGTAGCCTTTGCTGAAGCTGAGGTAATCCTCCAGCATGATGCTCATTTCGTCTACGTCCCGACGCAGAGCTCCCAGCTCCGGCGTGTCTCCCATCACGGCGAGCTGCAGGCGGAAGCGGGTTAAAATGGTTCGCAGGTCATGGCTCACTCCGGCCAGCATGGTGGTGCGCTGCTCCACCTGCCGCTCGATGCGTCGGCGCATATCAAGGAAGGTATGGGCGGCCCGTCTCACCTCCCGCGCGCCTTTGGGTTTGAAATAGGCGACATCCCTTCCGCGCCCAAAATCTTCCGCAGCTTTTGCCAGCTGCTCAATGGGCCGGATCTGGTTGCGCAGGAACAGGAGTGAAATGCTAATGAGAACAAACGAGGTCACCACCATCCACACAATGAAGATGTGGGAGTTGGACGCGTAGGTCAAATTTCTGCGGGTGATGATGCGCAGGGTTTTGTCGGGAAGCTGGATTCTGACCTCTATAAACCGGTTGTCGCCAAAGGTATCAATCCAGAACGGGCGACCGATTTCCTTGGCAATTTCCTGACTCATATATTTGTCGGGAAGGTCAAACAGCGGCCTCGGGCGCAAGGGGGGCAGGGGTTCGGCTGGCAGCACATTCACCGACAGGCGCATGGTGGAGGCCGCGATCCGTTTCAAGTTGGCGTAATTATCGGTGTTGGGGTAGGTATCCACCATCTCCACAACAGCAGCCATTTGCCGGACCACCGATTCAGACAGTCGCCGGGTTACCAGATCATAGTGACGGTCCATAAAAACAAAGGTGAGAACAGATTGCAGCAGCACAATGGGCGTGAGGATGATCAGCATCGCCCGAAAGTAGAGCCCTTTTGGCAAACGCCGGTAGAGCCAGCTTGACAGAGCCTCATAGGGAATGAAAAGCGGCTCCAGCCAGTTTGGGAGCTTCCAGTTATTAAAAAGCCGCATGTAGCCCTGTCACCTGTTTTTAATTGTTTATGCGCTTTTGCGCTTAATCTGTTATCAGCCGGTAGCCAACACCGCGCACTGTTTGCAGATAGTGCGGGTTGCCCGGGTCCGCTTCCAGTTTTCGGCGCAAGCGGTTGATCTGGACATCCACGGTGCGCTCTCCCAACTTGCCATCTTCGCCAATCAGGTCAAGGCGGGCAACCGTCTGGTCGGAGCTTTCGGCAAACAGGTTGAGAATGTGCTTCTCGCGGTCAGTCAGGCGTACGAAGTCATCGTCTTTGCGCAGCTCCCCCCGCTCAGGGTTATAGGTGAACGGGCCAAAGCGAATTTTTTCGGGGCGCGGCGCAGGTTTTGGCCCCCCGCGGCGTAATATGGCGGACAGGCGCAGCAAGAGTTCGCGCGGTTCAAAAGGTTTGGCCAGATAATCATCCACGCCCACTTCCAGCCCTTTGATCCTGTCATCAATCTCGGCGCGGGCGGTGAGCATGAGGATGGGGATCTGGCTTTTCTTTCGCAAATCGCGGGCAAGCTCCAGTCCGCTTTCCCCCGGCATCATCACATCCAGAATAAGCAGGTCAAACTCAAGGCCGCCCATACGGGCACGTGCTTCCAGAGCATCCTTGGCAACGGTGACACGGAAACCGTGGTCGGCAAGAAAACGTTTGAGCAAATCGCGAATGCGGCTGTCATCATCTATGACAAGAATATGGGAGGCGTTGTCCTGTGGAACAGGGGGGCGGGGCGTCACGTTCTAATCCTCTTGCCTGTCAGTTCTACCAATAAGATCGGTGACATGGTCTCGCTGGTCCTCGTCAATCATCAGGTAGAAGAATTGTTTGATTGTTTCATCGCTGCCCTCAGGCAAACGGGAGACGGCTTCATTTATTCTTTTTGTTTGCAGTCGCGCAAGTTGCTGACAGATATTTTCGCCTCTATTAGTTGTGTATAGAAGGCGTTGGCGGCGGTCCTGCGGTCCCGGCTCTTGCCGGATATAGTCTTCATCAACCAACTGCTTGAGAACACGGGCAAGGCTCTGCTTGGTAATTTTTAAAATATCCAGCAGTTCAGACACGGAAATGCCGGGATTCCGGTGCACGAAATATAAAACACGGTGATGGGCGCGGCCAAAACCGATCTTGTTCAACTGCTCGTCAGGGTCTCCGGTAAAGTCCCGATAGGCAAAAAAGAGAAGTTCTATAATATCAAATCTAGGCTTTTCCATCAGCTCGCCCATAACAAAATCGTGGTGCAACCTACCCTCGCTTACCCATAAACACAATCTAACGGAAAATACGTCAGCACTGTTGACTTATAAATTCATCATAGTTACAAATGCAATGCTGACGGGGTTTTATTCAAATAAATTTTCATGTCAGTTTGTAATATAGTTTCAAAGTTGCGTTCTTGCCTGTGATTCTTGTTGATCACACTTTCGCTTTTTTGCAAAGGCAATGTGGCGCAATCGTTGAAATGGCCAATTAAAAGAATAGGCAAGGCTACCTTCCCATGAGAGGTGAAGGCCCTGCACAAGGAGTTAGAGCAATGGCGGGTGTTCCGTTTGATCAGCTAGAAGGCACTATTTGGTATAATGGTAAATTCGTGGATTGGGCGGATGCAAAGGTGCACGTGCTGAACCACGGCCTGCACTATGCCAGCTGTGTTTTTGAAGGTCAGCGCGCCTATGGTGGAGAAATTTACAAGCTGGACGAGCACACACGCCGCCTGCGTGAATCCGGTAAAATCCTCGGCTTTGATCTTCCTTACAGCGATGAAGTCATCAACGACACCTGTTATGAGCTGCTGGAGCGCATGAACCTGAGCGATGCTTACCTGCGCCCCTTCGCATGGCGCGGCAGTGAGATGATGGCAATTTCTGCGCAGCAAACATCCATTCATGTTGCCATTGCCGCTTGGGCGTGGCCGAGCTACTTCACGAGGGAAGAGCGCTTGAAGGGCCTGCGTCTGGATATTGCCAAGTACCGCCGCCCTGCGCCTGAAACCGCTCCGTTTGCGGCCAAAGCTGCCGGTCTTTATATGATCTGCACACTCTCCAAACATGAGGCCGAGGCCAAAGGCTACACAGATGCCTTGATGCTGGACTGGCGCGGACAGGTGGCGGAGGCGACAGGGGCCAACGTGTTTTTTGTGAAAGACGGTGCCATTCACACGCCAAAGCCTGACTGCTTTTTGGACGGTATCACCCGCCGCACCGTTATTGATCTGGCGAAGAAGCGCGGTATCGAAGTTGTCGAGCGGGTCATCATGCCCGACGAGCTGGCAAGCTTTGAACAGTGTTTCCTGACAGGAACAGCTGCGGAAGTGACACCGGTCTCTCAAATTGCATCCTACAACTTTGAAGTTGGCGAGATGACCAAAACCTTGATTGACGACTACACAGCAGAAGTACAGCCCAAGGGCGACGTCCGCCTGAAGAAGGCTTCTTGAGTTACCTACCGCCTCTCGCTGGCTAAAAGCGAGAGGCTTTATTGCTGATTGTCTTGTAAGCTGATCAGGAAAGGTATGAGAGTATCGGTGAGGTTGGAAATGACTTCGAAATTTCCAACCGGTGCAACCGCCAGTTCAGCCGCTTCCCAGATTGTAGAAGTGAGATGAGGGAAGTCTTTACAAGCTTGAAGTGCACAAGGGTAGATGTCTCTGGAGTAGGCGTTGTGTTCCAGCATCTTGGCCTCAAATAGCGCGCGAACAATTCGCTTCATTATCCAGCTGCAAACGCGCTGCCGCTCAGCTTCGGTTTCTGCTTCTGCAAAATATACAGGCCATCTGCTTGCCCATTTTTCCACCGCATTAAAATGTGCAATAGCATGGCCCCCAAGGGTAGGGGCCGGTAAGGCTTCCAAAACTCCATCCGCATCAATCCCATAGCTAGAAAAAGCGATTGAAAATCGCAACCACTTATATTTGGGGGACGTCTGGAGTGAATTTGGGGCAATCCATTCCAGATCCAAGAAGGTCGTGTCTATGAGCTCATCAAGTGTAGTGAGCAGCTCTTCGTTCTTCCGTGAAGTGGATAAAATAACTAGGTCGAGATCTGAGAATCCCCTAACAAAGGTCCCTCGGGATGCGGAACCGCGGACAACTAGGCCATAGTAGTGTTGCCCAAGTTCCTTCTTGAGAAGCTTGGAATAGGTTTCCAGTATATTCAGTAGGGGACCTGATGGCGCTTGACCAATAGGTGATAAAGCAGCCTCACTATTGGCTGAGAC
This genomic window from Pseudovibrio sp. M1P-2-3 contains:
- a CDS encoding tRNA-binding protein, encoding MTVEGLADIASFDDFMKVDIRVGQIVEATDYPEARKPAYKLKIDFGSEIGIKKSSAQITAHYSLEDLVGKRIMAVINFKPRQIGKFMSEVLTLGVPDGNGEVILLTPDKDAPLGGRLY
- a CDS encoding IS481 family transposase → MGQVLHGSATTTHAVRSAIQKSDATIKELSIRYNINPKTVMKWKKRTSVEDQPMGRENPRSTVLTLAEEAACVAFRKHSLLPLDDCLYALQDEIPHLSRSSLHRLFQRHGISRLPAPDKDKVKKRFKAYPIGYFHIDIAEVRTAEGKLYLFVAIDRTSKFTFMQLHEKATRRIAGDFLRSLIKVVPYKIHTVLTDNGTHFTDPKGDSWNAKDITHMLATGQPFRCHGFVLACAQNHIDHRLTKPAHPWTNGQVERMNRTLKEATVRRYYYQTHSELRTHLETFIQAYNFAKRLKALKGQTPFEYITKQWTKEPDRFMKQPHHLIVGLNI
- a CDS encoding MFS transporter encodes the protein MTSRVAGQRSVIILLFVITIINYLDRSSISYAMPLIKNLFGLSTGQTGLILGAFGIGYILTSLIGGFFVDLFGAKRSFLVIVLLWSLAIGWTGASIGFAMMFASRILLGLAEGPSFPAITNAIGHQTGSLTSASRLSGALVAVPLSLALGGPLVSLILVYFDWRLIFFLLALTTLLWLPLWLFVLQRTKADLPPMEAAHLFSGKMVKTVLTNKTLVANYCAYFLFGYLLFFYMTWLPTYLQSTYHIKIESVGLLTVLPWLVAAGAMVLVGLWSDAIIKKTQSFRQARTYLIVGSQFISAVSILPILYFESLAVALTCITISVAAIISANSVYYAVVTDIAPQYPGTAMGMMTLVFAVAGFIAPSITGEIVQKTGSFSSAFLLMSGLTALSIIIMLALHHPDRDRPEGAASSDSRTNQ
- a CDS encoding ATP-binding protein, translating into MRLFNNWKLPNWLEPLFIPYEALSSWLYRRLPKGLYFRAMLIILTPIVLLQSVLTFVFMDRHYDLVTRRLSESVVRQMAAVVEMVDTYPNTDNYANLKRIAASTMRLSVNVLPAEPLPPLRPRPLFDLPDKYMSQEIAKEIGRPFWIDTFGDNRFIEVRIQLPDKTLRIITRRNLTYASNSHIFIVWMVVTSFVLISISLLFLRNQIRPIEQLAKAAEDFGRGRDVAYFKPKGAREVRRAAHTFLDMRRRIERQVEQRTTMLAGVSHDLRTILTRFRLQLAVMGDTPELGALRRDVDEMSIMLEDYLSFSKGYGDEQAHEVDVALLIEDLEVEAEVVGADISSEFDGDPNVIVKERAFRRFLLNIISNAARYGKTIRIKANRTPDWLIITFDDDGPGIPEDEREAVFRPFYRLDSARNQDSGGSGLGLAIARDIIRSHGGEIFLRQSPMGGLRVRARIPI
- a CDS encoding response regulator transcription factor yields the protein MTPRPPVPQDNASHILVIDDDSRIRDLLKRFLADHGFRVTVAKDALEARARMGGLEFDLLILDVMMPGESGLELARDLRKKSQIPILMLTARAEIDDRIKGLEVGVDDYLAKPFEPRELLLRLSAILRRGGPKPAPRPEKIRFGPFTYNPERGELRKDDDFVRLTDREKHILNLFAESSDQTVARLDLIGEDGKLGERTVDVQINRLRRKLEADPGNPHYLQTVRGVGYRLITD
- a CDS encoding MarR family winged helix-turn-helix transcriptional regulator — its product is MEKPRFDIIELLFFAYRDFTGDPDEQLNKIGFGRAHHRVLYFVHRNPGISVSELLDILKITKQSLARVLKQLVDEDYIRQEPGPQDRRQRLLYTTNRGENICQQLARLQTKRINEAVSRLPEGSDETIKQFFYLMIDEDQRDHVTDLIGRTDRQED
- a CDS encoding branched-chain amino acid aminotransferase, whose translation is MAGVPFDQLEGTIWYNGKFVDWADAKVHVLNHGLHYASCVFEGQRAYGGEIYKLDEHTRRLRESGKILGFDLPYSDEVINDTCYELLERMNLSDAYLRPFAWRGSEMMAISAQQTSIHVAIAAWAWPSYFTREERLKGLRLDIAKYRRPAPETAPFAAKAAGLYMICTLSKHEAEAKGYTDALMLDWRGQVAEATGANVFFVKDGAIHTPKPDCFLDGITRRTVIDLAKKRGIEVVERVIMPDELASFEQCFLTGTAAEVTPVSQIASYNFEVGEMTKTLIDDYTAEVQPKGDVRLKKAS
- a CDS encoding nucleotidyltransferase domain-containing protein gives rise to the protein METIARKTQILRPVGILVSANSEAALSPIGQAPSGPLLNILETYSKLLKKELGQHYYGLVVRGSASRGTFVRGFSDLDLVILSTSRKNEELLTTLDELIDTTFLDLEWIAPNSLQTSPKYKWLRFSIAFSSYGIDADGVLEALPAPTLGGHAIAHFNAVEKWASRWPVYFAEAETEAERQRVCSWIMKRIVRALFEAKMLEHNAYSRDIYPCALQACKDFPHLTSTIWEAAELAVAPVGNFEVISNLTDTLIPFLISLQDNQQ